Proteins co-encoded in one Rattus rattus isolate New Zealand chromosome 5, Rrattus_CSIRO_v1, whole genome shotgun sequence genomic window:
- the Lrrc57 gene encoding leucine-rich repeat-containing protein 57 isoform X2, which translates to MMSQGVPTRAEALGARLRRARVPGVPWWSLLCTERELSRGTRMGNSALRAHVETAQKTGVFQLKDRGLTEFPSELQKLTSNLRTIDLSNNKIDSLPPLIIGKFTLLKSLSLNNNKLTVLPDELCNLKKLETLSLNNNHLRELPSSFGQLSALKTLSLSGNQLGALPPQLCSLRHLDVVDLSKNQIRSIPDTVGELQAIELNLNQNQISQISVRISCCPRLRVLRLEENCLELSMLPQSFLSDSQICLLAVEGNLFEIKKLRELEGYDKYMERFTATKKKFA; encoded by the exons ATGATGTCACAGGGCGTTCCTACCCGGGCGGAAGCCCTGGGAGCGCGTCTCAGGCGAGCGCGGGTCCCGGGTGTTCCCTGGTGGAGTCTTCTCTGCACTGAGCG GGAACTGAGCCGTGGTACTAGGATGGGAAACAGTGCCCTCCGTGCTCATGTGGAAACAGCGCAGAAAACTGGTGTCTTTCAGCTTAAAGACCGTGGACTGACCGAG TTCCCCTCAGAGTTGCAGAAGCTGACAAGCAATCTTAGGACCATCGATTTGTCCAACAACAAGATCGACAGCCTCCCACCTCTGATAATAGGAAAGTTCACTCTGCTAAAGAGCCTctctctcaacaacaacaaactga CTGTTCTACCTGATGAATTATGCAATCTGAAAAAACTAGAGACACTAAGTCTCAACAATAATCACCTGAGAGAGCTACCGTCTTCCTTCGGGCAGCTGTCGGCTCTGAAGACCCTGAGCCTCTCTGGGAATCAGCTGGGAGCATTACCACCCCAGCTTTGTAGCTTGAGGCATCTGGATGTAGTAGATCTCTCCAAAAACCAGATTCGGAGTATTCCTGACACAGTCGGGGAGCTGCAGGCCATCGAACTCAATCTCAACCAGAACCAG ATATCTCAGATCTCCGTGAGGATATCCTGCTGTCCTCGCCTCAGAGTCCTCCGGCTGGAAGAGAACTGCCTTGAGCTCAGCATGCTTCCGCAGAGCTTCCTCAGCGACTCCCAAATCTGCCTGCTTGCCGTGGAAGGCAATCTCTTTGAAATAAAGAAACTTCGAGAACTAGAGGGTTATGATAAG tACATGGAAAGGTTCACAGCCACCAAGAAGAAATTTGCATGA
- the Lrrc57 gene encoding leucine-rich repeat-containing protein 57 isoform X1: MGNSALRAHVETAQKTGVFQLKDRGLTEFPSELQKLTSNLRTIDLSNNKIDSLPPLIIGKFTLLKSLSLNNNKLTVLPDELCNLKKLETLSLNNNHLRELPSSFGQLSALKTLSLSGNQLGALPPQLCSLRHLDVVDLSKNQIRSIPDTVGELQAIELNLNQNQISQISVRISCCPRLRVLRLEENCLELSMLPQSFLSDSQICLLAVEGNLFEIKKLRELEGYDKYMERFTATKKKFA; this comes from the exons ATGGGAAACAGTGCCCTCCGTGCTCATGTGGAAACAGCGCAGAAAACTGGTGTCTTTCAGCTTAAAGACCGTGGACTGACCGAG TTCCCCTCAGAGTTGCAGAAGCTGACAAGCAATCTTAGGACCATCGATTTGTCCAACAACAAGATCGACAGCCTCCCACCTCTGATAATAGGAAAGTTCACTCTGCTAAAGAGCCTctctctcaacaacaacaaactga CTGTTCTACCTGATGAATTATGCAATCTGAAAAAACTAGAGACACTAAGTCTCAACAATAATCACCTGAGAGAGCTACCGTCTTCCTTCGGGCAGCTGTCGGCTCTGAAGACCCTGAGCCTCTCTGGGAATCAGCTGGGAGCATTACCACCCCAGCTTTGTAGCTTGAGGCATCTGGATGTAGTAGATCTCTCCAAAAACCAGATTCGGAGTATTCCTGACACAGTCGGGGAGCTGCAGGCCATCGAACTCAATCTCAACCAGAACCAG ATATCTCAGATCTCCGTGAGGATATCCTGCTGTCCTCGCCTCAGAGTCCTCCGGCTGGAAGAGAACTGCCTTGAGCTCAGCATGCTTCCGCAGAGCTTCCTCAGCGACTCCCAAATCTGCCTGCTTGCCGTGGAAGGCAATCTCTTTGAAATAAAGAAACTTCGAGAACTAGAGGGTTATGATAAG tACATGGAAAGGTTCACAGCCACCAAGAAGAAATTTGCATGA